aatagtacaaaaaaattaatgtaatagTATTGTTATtgtatgttcttttttttttctcagtagtattgtattttttttttcctataaatTTATCTTTTGAGATTAATAAGTGAAAAATCTAGATTTAAACTTCTgtcatgcatatataatgtgatgtttcTACTAATTGAGGTATGCTCGCGAAATAGTATTGTATGTTCTTTACATGATGCCTTTGTTAATTCGTCATGATATATATCATCTTCTATTGGTTAGTAATTTATTTGAAAGAATGATAGGAAATCCAATATTATGGCTAAACTTGGAGGAAATGATTTAAAAtgtttttgaagaaaagaaTATTTGATTGTGTTGCAACattcatataattaattacttCATGCCAATGCCATATACTTCTGCCTCAACAAGAAAAGGATTGTGTGTCGTGTGAAATGATGTTAAGTTTAATTAAGGCATATGTGTGTATAACGAAATACATAAATGACAAATAGACCAATCCTTGTTGCAACAATTACAATATAAAGGTAAATAAATTTTAGGAAACCATTGAAGGTTAGTCTTTGAGAAACAccccaaaatccataaaaaaagcTTTCCTTGTTAATTAGTTATTCACTAGAATGTTTAATCCAACAACGCCACCAACGATGGAGATGAAAATTGTTGATCCAGTATTGTCTACTACCACACCCATGAAAGGTGATTCATAATAAATATTGAAAACAATATtgaaaacacaaaataaatacaTCTTGAGATTAGTCATTGTATATTTGTATCTCATAGCTAGCTAGGtatgcatttatttttttagtacaaaAGGAGTTGGGACAtcatttataaaaacaaataatatcactatataattttttagagAAAATATTGATAACTAAAAGTAAGTAAAAAATCATTTCTTTATGAAACATATCTCTAGTTGATGTGCTTAGTTTAAATTATTccactattaattaattagatgcATAAAAAGAAGGTGGATGCATGTGCATTTCATATCCATCTTCACAATTTACGCTTGTTTGTTTTGGATTCTGAATTAACTGATTTAgtgattaattatattatattatattatatattttacataTAGGAAGGAAAGCTCCACCAAGTCATTACACATTCAAAATGCAGTGCTTCTCGTTGCTTTCTAAGGCCTCTATAGAAAAATGTGTCTCGGAAGAGTTTGAAGCAGGGAATTACAAATGGTATGCAAGTGTTTTTCCCCGTAAATGaatgatacttttttttattagtgtACTGAATCTTTTTAGACGTGTTGAATGTTTAATATTATATCTGAACACCGACGCATGTgattatattcaaatatttttatttttaaaactattatCTGTATTTATTTACATGTAAATGTCGTGTTTGATAAATACGCGACAATGTTCATTTACTAACCCTAggtttgtcataaaaaaaaaaaaaagcttggGAGTTGGTTAAAAACAATTATAACATAACATTATtaaactttgtttgatgttgAGATTTGGTCAATGCTCAGGAGGTTGTCTATTTACCCAAGTGGGAACACAAAAGGAAACGGGCAAGGTCATGTTTCTATTTATTTGATGCTTGTTGACCCACCTTCCTTACCTATTGATTGGGAGGTCAATGCCATTATAAACTTCTCTGCGTACAATTTTAGAGACGATGAGTATGTTACGACTCAAGGTACAATTACAATTGAATGATTACAAGTTTagtaattttcaaaaattacatCATTATTAGAAGTAAGTTATCTAGTGACTGAAAATAATCTGTCATCGTACATTGTGGCCGATTTAGAGGTTGGATTTTCGTTTGATTCAAAAAGAGGTTGAATTTTCGTAATTACATATAAAACATAAGTTGGTCACTAAATCggtaacaaaaatatttttgtgactGATTTTGTCATTGATTTATTAGCTAccgaaaattgaaaaattagaaaaatattttgttacatTGTATGTTACTAATTAGTTACTACTAACAAACATGCAGATGCAACTGTTAGGCGTTTTCATGTACTGAAAATAGAGTGGGGTATTCCAAAATTCATCAACCTTGACACGTTTCTTGACCCTTTAAATGGATACCTTGTTGATGATACTTGTGTGTTTGGAGCTGAAGTTTTCATTGTTAAGATCTCGAATAAAGGCGACTGTTTATCCATCATACCTCCTGTCACTATTTCCCATAGTTGGAAATTTGGCAAATTTTCATTTGCAAATTTAGATAAGTACGAGTCTGAATCATTTGTAGGTGGAGATTATAAATGGTACGAACTCATAATCTCTTATTTATGTGTGTAAGTTTTAAGTGGTATCTACCATTATGTttgtttacatacaacaacaaaatgGAATATTATTATTCTATggctaataatttttttccttctaggAAACTCCTTTTATATCCCAATGGAGTCGTTGAGGGAAAGGGTATTagtatttcattatttttagctCTAGAAGTCTCAACTCTTCCACCTAACACTAAACTTGTTGTGGATTGCACTCTTCGCGCCAAAGACCAAATTACTGGACAACATGCTCAACGAAATTGTGAGTCCATATATGTCCTCTTTAGTCTTTAGAATTTATGATGCTCATTTAATCTCTTGATtttgtttaatgtgtttcaatcatataattattatttttttatgcgaatattattatctaacattgcattaaaaatattctatattaatattaataggAATTATCATAATATTTTTGTTGGTAAAAAATGTCATGGTTGATTTTCATCACAAAACAAGAGAAGTTATTACAACATAAATTGAGAGCGAAGAGAAGAGAACAATAATGTAAAATTTGTtaaatttatttacaattttctACAAGTAGTCTGGCTAgaaatacacttttttttttttgacaaattggCTAGAAATAcacttttaaagtgaataagtgaattTTAGTATcaacatatataatgtaatgtctctaccaactcGACTGGTTCGTGAGGACTACTTAGGTTTATACTTGTCATTATTGTTTTCTAAGTTgtatattttgttaatattgtCTAAAACTTGTTTTCAATCTCAATctaatctaattttttatttcgtAGTTAATCGCAAGTTCACTAGCTCAAATTTAGTGTGGGGGTCTAGACAGCTTGTGGCGTTGACTAAATTAAAAAATCCAAATAATGGATTTTTGGTGGAAGATACTTGTatatttgaagttgaatttGTAGTTATTGGATTACTTACACCCGGAATTGATTGATGTAGCAaagatattaattaaattttatttatgtacGAAAATCCTTAGTGAAGAAAATGGAAATCCATGTGTGGATTATTATCCTATCAGGGAACCTTCTTACCGACAATTTGTCTTCTAAGGAATATTGGAGGACACCTCCTTTGATGCGATTTGAGGACGGTAGACATGGATCATACATCATTTGCTTTCAAGAAGTTAAATAAAGCATACTATATTTGTGtatatgtttatatttaatttatatatatgttatatttatttacaGTTACaagatataaattatataacTCTCCAACATATTTATGAAAACAACAAATGTGTGTATATACAAGGATGGAGAAATCTAATTGTCGGTAACTAATTTATCAACTCCTTTTCAAACAACAATTGTTGTATATTATTTTAGGcttgttacttttattttaggttttaatttgatctcttacgtttaaaaagtatcaatttgttcccttacgtttattttaagtttcaagttagtaaTTTTCGTTAGTTTTGCCACTAACACCGTCTGAAcggtacacgtgtcagtgtgtccaagtgccacgtgtcagttcACATATGCAAATTAGctgtcacatgtgacaaaattgacggaaatgactaacttgaaacctaaaataaacgtaagagaccaaattgatactttttaaatataagagaccaaattaaaacttaaaataaacataaaggaTCAAATGTGTACTTAAGCcattattttaatattcaaaaaattgttttattttcataCGTTATAATTAAGCATGCATGGCACGATGCTTACCCTGCTTAACATGAGTTTTTTAACGGCAAAAACTTTGCTCTATCTGCCAAACCACTCATGTCATTTTCTTTATTCCATCCTAACTTAACATTCAAATAGAGAAGATAAGTGCATCAATCACCATCGTATTACTCAAAATTATTGGgatacaacaattttttttcaagaaacatTTTCTCTCTTAAAACTAAGTAACTATCAAACGGATCAATCAATCCCATCAATATTAATTAGCTTAGTTAGTTGTAATTAAAGAGTTTGGGTATAATGATAAAAGAGGGTTGTTGTTATGATCACACAAAAAGCAGCACAATACCAACATCGGAATTGGGAACAGGACAGACCAGACTTTGATAGGTCTGAGTCTGACAtacgattttttttcaagtCTAAGTCTGGCctacaacttataaaatattttttttgcctgACCTGAGCCTTTTTAAAGTCTGGTATGaccttgtagcctatttaaaagctTGTCTTACATAAAGACCTCTATACAGTCTTTTTAAATAGACCAAACAAGCCTtaaagcctatttcacatttaaatttctATAATTGTAGTTTATAATTTGAACATCCAAAAACCGATCTAAATTAAACCATATTAAATTGTattagataaattttttatacttgTCAtccaaaattaaatcaaatcgCAAGTAAATTTATCTTTAAATTGAATAAAGTTTTACTTCAAAACTAATCCAAATCTAACCGCGAAAATGACTTAATTAACtgtgtcattatttttttttttttttatagagccgtgtcatttattttgagatactatgaaaaacaaaaagttaTGAAGAAAGACAACAGTTCAGTCTGGCTCAACTTTCAATAAGTCACGTGCGCACCATGCTTCCCAAATCTAATCCCGTTTCACTTTTCTCCatcatcataaaataaaaaataaatcgtcAATAATTCTTATTCAtaattcatcaataaaaaagaaattactacaggaaaagaaagaaaaggaatcAACTTCCACAGCACGCATCACAAAAGCACTGTCCAAATCcacccattaaaaaaaacaaataaacggCCACGATTCCATCATAAAAAGCACCTCAaaaatacttaattatttaattaattaatcccaACCAAAAATGAAATCGAAAATTAACCCGCGCATTTTTTGAATAATTCCGCTTCCCCGTACGCAATTACAGTAAAATAATTGATTTAATcacttttatttgtttctatatttattttatatattaatatattatttatacctattcattcatcttcttcttcttcattcttcattGTTGTCTCGAACGAATCGAAGATTCAAGCatttgaaaatgaagaaaaaaaccCCTAAAACAACTACAAAGGGAAGAAGTAAGAAGTTACCACTAAGTGCGAGTAACACCAGACAGTTACAGCTTCAGCTCAGTAAATTCTCTCTCACACAATACAAGCCATTATTACCAACAACTTCTTCCACCATTTCTCGCTTCCAGAATCTTCTAGATTCAGAAGCCATTGAAAACCCTTCCTCTTGTGTTAGGGTTACGAATGATGCTACTGAAGCAGATCAAAGAGATTTCATTCTCAGTCAAGATTTCTTCTGGTAATGAAAACCCTTCCCCTTTCGTTATCTTCGATTCAATCGATTCGATTGTTATGTTTCCTTCCAAGTTAGTTTTTTATGCATGtcattgattttgttttctctTGCAGTACGCCAGATTATATAACACCGGATAATCAGAGAATTTTGAATGGTTTGGATTTCAATAAGGTGAGGTGTATTACTAAATTGATGAGTCTGTTTAGTATTAATtagtatattaattaatattttaaaataaaaaatttaattttttttgtattgtgtTTTATAGGATAATAGTCCTTGCCCTAAATCGCCGGAGAAATTGAATACTACTAAAAGCAAGAGATGTCGATTGGGTATGATTAGTTATTAGTTACTTTGCTGTATGTTCTTACCCTGCTTTTGTTTTTGCGTAATCGTGCGGAGTTTACTTGCTAATTAGTTGATTAATTTTGTGAAAAACTAATATCAGAATGATTTTAATGTGTTTGTGTAtgtacattttatttattatacttAGTACAATGGATTTACTGAGTTGAAAATTTGGGATGACTGAGGAAGCTTACACAAAAGAATGTAAAAGACCCATTTTTATACTAACTTAGACTATTTATGGCCccagtttggataaacaacttaatttgtgtcttatagcataagtgcttatgtataagctattgtTGGTATATCAAGTGTGAGTAAGAGGACCATAAACTTAATGCTTTAAGGTTTAGGATTAAGATGTGGCGTCCAACTCACTTATGTGATTGCTTAAGGCCGAATGTGATGATCCCCTGGAAATAGTTAGTGctacttttttgttttcatatttttgcAACACCTACATTTACTCACCCATTTTTTCTAATCAATATGCATACTTGTCATAGACGGTGTATCGGTAAACCCTCTTAGCCCTACGTATTCTAGTGACCATCAACAAGTTGTGGAACTTGGTAAGGACTCTGTTGCCGAGGAAGAAGCTGTTGATATAACGATAGCTTCTGGTAAGCCGAAGGTCCAGAATTATGTGTCACATTCTGCAGCTGCATTGCGTTGTCGGGCCATGCCTCCTCCTTGCATCAGTAACCCCTATTTAAAAGACGTTTCACAAAAGGAAACCAAGGATCCCTTTGCAAACCAAAGATCCAAATGTGCAGGTATCATTCTTGTCAGTCTTTTGCCAATTCTTTTATTCATTTGTATTGCAATTTTCTAACAGTATAATGGTAATACTTGTAGGTCTCTTCCCTAAATTTACAGCCGTGGACGGGCTCTCCCGTTATCGCACAGACTTTCACGAGATTGAGGTACTTTGTttcaaaatgaattttatttgtcaTAGATTGTTTTGAATTGGCATTATCTTCATTGCATTCAACTTCATGGTTTATCGTATAACTTTTACTTTTCTTATCAGCAAATTGGTAGAGGGAACTTTAGTTGTGTTTTCAAAGTATTAAAGCGAATAGATGGCTGCTTGTATGCCGTGAAACGCAGCACAAGACAGTTACAGCTGGAAACAGAAAGGTATCATCTTCTAACTATGGATGTTTCTTCTCTTCTTGGGTTCAGCCACTAACACTGGTATTCTGTCATTGAAGAAAAAAAGCTTTGATGGAAGTCCAAGCTTTGGCAGCCTTGGGTTTGTATTTTTCAGCTCCctcttttgttttattatacATAATACGTAATAGGTTTTATACAAGACTTGTTTTCTTACTGTCTTTTATGATCATGCCTCTATAGGTTCTCATGAGAACATTGTGGGTTATTACACTTCATGGTTTGAAAATGAACAGCTGTACATTCAGATGGAGATTTGTGATCATAGCTTATCCGTAAAGAAAGGCTCTGAGTTCTTAGCAGAAGGTCAAGTGTTAAAAGCTTTTTATCAGGTGAACTAACTTATGTCTTATGTGTCCATTTCTTAAGTAGATCCGAGTCAGTACAGATTATCTTCACCAGTAACTGTTGTTATATATGATGAAAATCCCcttcattgtttttttcttatttgcCTTAATCTATAACAGACATGCATAAGTTTTTACATCACCGGTTGATCTTGTTCATACATTGTTTGTAACAACTATTGATGTGAAAATTTGGACAGGTTGCCAATGCGCTGCGATTTATGCACGAGAAAGGAATAGCTCATCTTGATGTTAAACCTGATAATATTTATGTCAAAAATGGTGTTTATAAGCTTGGTGATTTTGGATGTGCTACTCTTATAGATAGTAGCCTGCCAATTGAGGAAGGAGATGCTCGTTATATGCCCCAGGAAATCCTTAACGACAATTATGATCACCTTGACAAGGTTGATATTTTCTCCTTGGGAGCTTCTATTTATGAACTTGTTCGAAAATCGCCTTTGCCAGAATCAGGAGGTCATTTTTTGAATCTTAAAGAGGGCAAGTTACCACTCCTGCCCGGTCATTCATTACAATTCCAAAACTTGCTCAAGGTACTATACATTGTTAAATACTGTGATTCCCTCTTCTCTATGTTTTTTACACTATCTCTCAATGTGTTTGCTTGTTTAGCTAATGTGATGCTGCAGTTTTCACAACTAAGAAATCCAGTGTGTGGTGTGGTTTGTAGACTTGTAGGAGGTACTTAACAAATTAGACAAATACATATAAAAATGAACTATGATTCTGTTGTTGGCATCTGCTGTTTTGATTATTGTTAAAATATGTAAGCTCTACTATTTgtatttttacatttattttatgatatGGTGATAGTTAGTTACGTTGTACTACATCTGAAAAATAGAGTATGTTGTATGAAGTGGTCTTTTAAGTCATCCAACTATCACATTTAAAATTTGTGATTTTCAAGAAGAATTTTTTGAAGTACCATGGATTAATAAGAGACACTTGATTCAATTCGTGTGAAAGTGATGGTAATTATTTTCGAACTACTTCGCTTTTTTAAAActcatgtttttttatatatatattttagtattCAACTTTGTAGcacattttgaattttaaagACTGCAAAATTTGCCTGATGTTTTGTGCtcgtttgttttgtttgatttatcTGATGTTTTGATATTTATTCAGGCCATGATCGATCCTGATCCAGTCAAGAGGCCTTCTGCCAGAGAGTTAGTAGAGAACCCAATTTTCGACAGGGTCTTGAGAACCGCTAAAAATTGATCCGCCACACTTTTCCTGCTGGACCATCATCTATGTAGATCAGTGTTGATCCTGTCATGGCCAATTTTGTGAATGTCTTttggttatattatatatgcaccTGATGTTTCTCGCGCATGGGTGCAAGTTCTGTACAATGCATGCACTGGTCCAGTTAGGTATCTGTTgtacattataattataacgACTTAAAAATGGTACTGTAGTTTACAAAGGAGAACTCTGAAACTTTTGACTGTTGTTTATTTATTCTAGAAGTAAAAGATGTTTGTTGGTTAGAGGATTTATCCCATAACTGAACACCTCTAGTTGGAATGAGAAAGACAACAAGTAAAAGATGTTCCCTAGAAGAAAGTTGTTTTAGGTAACCACTTTCATTTACAAATGGATTTTGAGCTGTTgcaatattataaatttttgcaCTTTcaatattacaatatatttaatGTTTCTCAACCGCTCGATAAAAAATAAAGAGCCGAGATTGAataccttattaaattgttaaatttgtattgtaaaatcaaaattattagaTCACAAATCAACGACCGAAATTGAATACTGAGTGCAACTATATATAATTAGGGGTGGGCATGGTTCGGTTTTTAAGGAAAACCGAACCGAACTGaaccaaattattttcaaaattcataataacCGAACTGAATCGAACTTTTAAAATGGTTTGGTTTTATGATTCTGAACCAAACTATAACTAACTTTTGACTAAAAAGAACTGAACCATTAAGAGAACCGAATTGAACCAAACTGATAATTATGAACCGAATCAAActgtttcattttagttttaaaactgttagttatggttcaatttttttttatttggtttggtTTAGTTCTGCAGTTCAGTTCagtttttgggtttttttgcccaTCCCCATGCTAAAACAGCAGATCTTGATGATATTATTAAGTACCACTTCTCTTCTCTTAATTTCAAAATTGTCATAGTTGAAATTTTGTTCACCGGTTAGATGTTTCATGCGAAGAAGGACCAGTGTGTACACTATGCTAATGACACTGATATTTTCATACATGTAAATACAAAGGCCTAGTGGCCAATGGCAGTGTGTACTTCTCTTCTTCAAGACGGGGCTTCAAAAAGTTATAATCACATGacttcttataaaaaaattaaataatcacATGACTAATAAACTAAAGCATTGCATTTGCTTGGCTGAATAGAAACTTGATGACATGTGACGCCGACTAGGTCACTAGGCAGTAGGAAAAACAAAACTGATTTAGCGGAAGAACCCGAAGTGCTTTGTTACACAACAACTAGAGATGGCGCAACACAATTTGgtaaaatggtaaaaaaaaacttacttgGAAGCTATTCAGAGATATTATTAGAGGGATTAAACTACTTAAAATCTCGATTTTTCCATTTTCTTCATACATATAATGTGGGAGTTTAATTACCATACtactcaattaaaaaaaataaattaatatagatAAGTAGTACTTCACCATAAGGATCATTCATATGTTTTCTCAATCATATGTTATGATTAATATAGAGGCAAACTCTATGGTGCACGAGTCCCTCaagttgtgcaccatgcacaagtcaCCGAAaatactataacgaatacgaattttacaaaatccaccgttggattgaaagtttatatcgtatagatcatccataaatatttttaaaaagattgaaaatcatttaatatgttattgagacctatcaaaattaacggtttatggatttttattaaataccgttaatcttgatgattctcaataacatatcaaatgattttcaaaaaaattaaaaaaatttatggatgatctaaacgatataaactttccatccaacggtagattttataaaatttgtattcgttataaatATCGATGACTTGTGCATCATGCACCAATTAATCAAGtagtgcatgttagacaaagcctaaTATAGATTTTATTAGATTGATTGTCAATCATATGTTCCAACTCAACTAATATTAAGTGTCATGCTATGCTAGCAAGTAGTACCTTTAGAGCACttaaaaatttttaaaaaaaagttttatattgaaaagagtatttttcttttgacgAAATATTCAAAAGAATATCTTAATAAGTGTCTTTGTAAGTTGTAAGCATTTCTCCCACGGTTATACAAAAAACTCTTAATTGtcgaaaaaaaaatccaaatgcTCTTGGATAAGTACTTcaccatttatttttcttcataagaaaaaaaacgcTCTtggataaattattttatttaaaatcacttttttttttaaaatagtttagaggctaaaaatttcaccttaaggtggataaatgAGTGTCCGAAGTTCGAACCCGGCTCGTgcctataaaatatcatattccTTACCAATTTgaactaaatttaaatttatggggacaaaatcatttttttaatagtattagACAAAAATAAACGGAGTCTCTTGTGacaaaataaaggaaaaagcCTATAAGCAACTTGTTTACTGTTCACATTGCATTATTGCTGCTTTTTCATGTGTACACGGGAAGTCGCAATGGTATTTTGTCCATAGGGAAAAGTTAACCATCACTTCTAGATGATGAATGCACCAAATTGGTGGATGAAGGAGAAGTATCATGCTAATACTAATATCTATAAAGTCAATATAAACTCATTGAATTGATCACACTGCAAAGAGTTGATAATGTGCTTAGTACATGATAGCATCTAGTTCGGTCTACTCGCTTTTGGCTTGGGCTTTGCGAATGAAACTTACATTATCGCAAAAACATTTGTAATTCTTCACATTCAAATGATGTGAAATTaatcactaaactacttgatacaaaatacttatattttataataaattctattttaataatatatatcttttattattttagcattttttttccctttttttataTACTCTTTTTTCCCTATCAACTATGATAATTGCACACCTTATATTCCCCAACATTCATTTAacactttagtaaaaaaaaaaaaattcatttaacaCCTCATTTTATCTATATTAATTATACCATTGTGTTCATCTATCTCTTTAATATTTATCGATATCTAGAGGTTTATACACCCATATGAGTGTCTACGGAACATTTTTTAATTTCCTCCTTTCcaaactaaaatttattttaacaatttcacacaaattaaaaaatataattaattgtcctaaattttttaactcaactgacaaaaatacaaaaattgctAAGTCGAACACTAAGACTAAGGTTCAAACTTCGGTCCCTTCACTTTATGTATTAaagtttttaataatttgtcattttttaaGGAATAATTTGTCATTTGATCTattaaaaaagtttaattagttttataaGAGAAGTCAAATTATGATTGACTTTACAAAATTATACTATATTAATGAcatggaaaagaaaaacaaaacaaaatatgaaaataaacattaaaggttcataatttcataaaatCTAACTTAAAACAAtctatttttcaaattaaagCGACTTAGTATATTCTATAAGCATATATCATCCTATGCTATCTAGAAAAATGAATAATAGAGATATCcgtttgaattaattttttattaaacttaaaaaaaaattatactattaaataattttttatactaatttataattaagttctcattaataaaatttatattccaCAAGTTATTTTTTTCAGATAAACTTACGTATTTacttacataaattattttttttataaactgaCAAATAAATCAATGTAAAGTGTTAACGATCGGacactttattattattcatttttctAACATGAGAAGATACTTATAACtccttaataaaaataaaagatacttataaatttataacaaaGGTCCGCCCACCAAGTTTTGCATTGAATAATGCAAGTTGGAATCCAGCCCGTGTTTTAATTGATCCTGACGTTTGCACTTTCTTCAAACATTAATACATCATGGGAGATTAATATGCC
This genomic interval from Trifolium pratense cultivar HEN17-A07 linkage group LG6, ARS_RC_1.1, whole genome shotgun sequence contains the following:
- the LOC123890003 gene encoding uncharacterized protein LOC123890003; amino-acid sequence: MFNPTTPPTMEMKIVDPVLSTTTPMKGRKAPPSHYTFKMQCFSLLSKASIEKCVSEEFEAGNYKWRLSIYPSGNTKGNGQGHVSIYLMLVDPPSLPIDWEVNAIINFSAYNFRDDEYVTTQDATVRRFHVLKIEWGIPKFINLDTFLDPLNGYLVDDTCVFGAEVFIVKISNKGDCLSIIPPVTISHSWKFGKFSFANLDKYESESFVGGDYKWKLLLYPNGVVEGKGISISLFLALEVSTLPPNTKLVVDCTLRAKDQITGQHAQRNFNRKFTSSNLVWGSRQLVALTKLKNPNNGFLVEDTCIFEVEFVVIGLLTPGID
- the LOC123892590 gene encoding wee1-like protein kinase, with product MKKKTPKTTTKGRSKKLPLSASNTRQLQLQLSKFSLTQYKPLLPTTSSTISRFQNLLDSEAIENPSSCVRVTNDATEADQRDFILSQDFFCTPDYITPDNQRILNGLDFNKDNSPCPKSPEKLNTTKSKRCRLDGVSVNPLSPTYSSDHQQVVELGKDSVAEEEAVDITIASGKPKVQNYVSHSAAALRCRAMPPPCISNPYLKDVSQKETKDPFANQRSKCAGLFPKFTAVDGLSRYRTDFHEIEQIGRGNFSCVFKVLKRIDGCLYAVKRSTRQLQLETERKKALMEVQALAALGSHENIVGYYTSWFENEQLYIQMEICDHSLSVKKGSEFLAEGQVLKAFYQVANALRFMHEKGIAHLDVKPDNIYVKNGVYKLGDFGCATLIDSSLPIEEGDARYMPQEILNDNYDHLDKVDIFSLGASIYELVRKSPLPESGGHFLNLKEGKLPLLPGHSLQFQNLLKAMIDPDPVKRPSARELVENPIFDRVLRTAKN